Part of the Betta splendens chromosome 17, fBetSpl5.4, whole genome shotgun sequence genome, gtgcgtctgtatgtgcgtctgtgtgtgcgtctgtgtgtgtgtgcgtctgtgtgtgtgtgcgtctgtgtgtgcgtctgtatgtgcgtctgtgtgtgcgtctgtgtgtgtgtgtgctccaccCGGGCCTCAACCCCCACTGTAAGGGACCTCCACAGATTATCCTTCATCTGAGCTTGTCGGTCTTGACCCCACTGAACCTGAGGCCCGCTCTGTCTCTACCTCTCttttggtctctctctctccctctctccgacacacacacttccctcgCTCGTTTGTTTCTCCACACCCTCATTATTTTCTCTGTCACTCACTCTTCCTCTTTTACCTTCCTGCCGCTCACTAACCACCtccaatgcaaaaacaaaacaaaactgctgAGGCTCCATCTCCACCCTGCCAACACTAATGCCACACACATTCCCcaagtgcgcacacacacaacctgcttcCCCATGCAACCGAGCGGGACCCAATAGGAGAAAATTCAGACTGATGTGCAGGACAAATGAGGAGgggagaaaaggggggaaagAAAGGACGCAAGCTTTTCACCACCACTGCTAGAAAATGGAAGGGGAGAGGGACTGAGTGGGACGAATACAACACGGCACGGTGTATATACACACAGGTACATTGTTCAGGGATCGTATGCACAGTCGCTCGGGGCCTTTAAATCACTTTAAAGTTAAATCATTGCAACAAACAATAATTTCGATTACTTTGTGTTATATATTAAACTGAACCCAGCACCACTAATCTACAGTATGCAGTTCTGAGAAGGACGTTTCATGAGGTGGTCCTCTTCAGGGAAATTAATAATCCACTTCTAATGCATCCAGTATTTTTCCTCTGGCTGAAAAACCTTATTTCATGTCCTAACGCCCCTCCAGAATGATACGTATAAAAACTTCTTCCGCAAACAAAAACATGGGAAAATTCATGTTGCCCGCGTGGAAGTAAAACTGGAAAAGCAAGAAGGAGAGGTGGGGAtggagtgtgagtgtgaataaGTTGCTGCTCCTTAAGTTTTatttgcagagctgcaggtgaatGCTTGACTGACGTGACGCTGTTGTTTTTGGCGCAGCAGCTGGCTGCCCGTTCCAGATGTGACCTACCTGCTTGTTTTTGATGTAAAGGCAATATCGGCAAGAAAAAAAGCATGAGGAAAGACtctttgtacagtacagcaactATATGGCATTTACAGATTGATTCAAGATTTTAattgactttttttctttaaaattaaAGAATTTAATGGAGGATATTAAGGCTTTAAAGGAAACCCTAAATTTGTGATATCAGGTTTATATAAAAACGGCTTTAATAATTTAACAATTGTTGTATGTGTGCTTGTTATTGGATAAATTCTGGACATATCCTTCATCTTtattatgttaatgttaaattaGCAAACGGAATGACAGTAACACAGTTACATTTATACCGCGTATTAATTTCCACTGGTGCGGTTTAACTCCCTCCCGCCAGAGGGCGGTAGTTAAAACCACAACCACTGTGGGCGTCTGGGTAATCGAGGAAATTCAAGAGATTCCTCTGTGTAGCTAACAGCAGCTAGCCGCTTAATCTCCTAGAAAACGCAGTTGTGGTAGTTTTACTGttcgtgtctgtctgtcacctgTGTTGCAGCTGTTTCCTAATACGCCGCCAGCTAAAAGGCGAAGCGGGCAGAAGCGGACTGGTTCAGATCCGCCGGGTGTTTGGACGCGGTTCCTTTTTTACCAGGATGCTAGCATACAGTAAGCAAGCCAGCTAGCTAGTGAGCTAGCAGCAGCCTGCTAACGTCGCTAAGTAGCAGCACTGTCCGGATGGTGTGAACAGCCACGCAGCCGACTGTGGGGTGTTACTCGCCGCCGTGTATGATGTCAAGCAACCGAGGAGCGCAAAGCGCCGCCGGGGCAGGCTCGGTGCCCagcacgagcagcagcagcgcggggaGCACGGCTAGCACCAACgggggcagcggcggcggcggcgccgtcacGAGCAACGGCAACGCTGGAAACGTCGTTCCCACTCGGccgccggccgccgccgcggagGGCGGCGCGTCGGCGGCGACGCTGGCCGCCGTGCCGTCGTCCCGGGGCCCGTTCGCGTCCCTGAGCAGAGCCTCTGCGCCGTCGGGCAGCAGGAAGAAGTCCCTCCATCCCGCTCCCTTATACAACGGCCTCCTCAATTCCTACGAGGATAAAACCAACGATTTCGTGTGGTGAGCTCGAATTGTTCAGGGACTCCCGTGACGTTCACTGTTTTAACACTGACCTGTCACGGTGCAACCGTTTGTGAGACCgtgttgtgcttctctcccgttTCCAGTCCCATCTGTTTTGACATGATAGAAGAGGCGCATATGACAAAGTGTGGGCACAGTTTCTGGTACGTTTCCAGCTCTGATGCATTAAAAACACCTATCACAGTGCGTGATTGTAGAATAGCACTGATTCGTCTTTCATGTCTTTCATATAAATGGTTTGAACTGAAGAAGCAGCATTAAACACTTCAACACAAAGCACTACAGTTGTTTgtcaaaacacatttgcatgttgtgtttACACAAATGACTTCTGAGCTCgtgtttctttattttagtGACTAAAATGCTTTTCCTGCAGTTTTAAATGTATTCGCAAGAGCCTCGAGGACAGCAACAGATGCCCCAAGTGTAACTATATCGTCGATAACGTGGACCAGCTTTATCCAAACTTTCTTGGTACGGACTGAGGTTAACATTGTGGTTCTTACAGTATATAACTGGAAAAATTGTGTTATGCTGACAGTGTTTCTGTGatttaatattttcttttcCACGCCTGTGATATATTCCCTTCCACTTTCTGTTTACCATTTTTTCCAGTAAATGAACTGATCcttaaacagaaacaaaggtcAGAGGAAAAGCGACTTAAGTTAGATCATCCTGTAAGTAAACTAGATCTGTGACTGACACATTCAGGTTTTAAAGCtcgttttaaaaaaaaaagaattgttTAATCGATCAACGTCTCTAACCACCAGAATGGATCCAGGTGGCAGGTCTTCCAGGATGTGCTGAATCCTGACCAGGAGAACCTGGACCTAGCAAATGTCAATCTGATGCTGGAGCTCCTCGTTCAGAAGAAAAAGCAGTTGGAGGCAGTAAGTAAGGGACTGAGGGTTATCTGATCTCTTGACTAATTGTTATCTATTTATTTTGGCTATTAAGCTTCACATGGGCCTGGGTGTGATTATGATACAGATGTGTTGAAATGTGTCATTCAAAGTCAGAATAGAAGACTGTGCTCTACAATACTCAATACTGGTTAAGGTGCTGAGATGTACATTGAAGTGCATATTGTGCATTTTGGAGGTTTGGTAGAATTTATACAGGGTGACACAGAAAAATGGGAACTTTGAAGTGtatataatacaaaaaaatactGTGACCCTGTATAACTGTCTTGCTTTCAGTGTTGAATTGCTTCGCTAATGGCTGTCGTACTTTAAAATGCATGCTGATCATTCTGTTCTTTTTGTTTGAATGTGAGACAGAATCTTTTAAGAATTGGCCTCCAGGCTTTTGTTTGACTTTACGGGGATAGGGATATATTGAACAAGGGTTTGAAATAAGTTGTTTACAAGTGTGGTCAAGCAACCTAGATTTCTTCAAATCAGAGCTGGATCACTTCTTGAATAGGATGTTATGTGAGAGCAACAAGCGAGACTGAAAGTACAGTGAGAGGAAATCTTCAAATTTGTTGCAGATTTAACGAAAATGTAATCGAGTAGTTTAAATAGATTGTAATGTTTTACAAAAAAACTTTTTGGTTACATCATAGGTGTTGCAAAGTTGAATAGAGACTAATGCAATATTCCTGGTGTTTATTTTGAGACCAGTGAGAGTATCCATCCTAAAAGTGCCTGTCATTTATTATGATAAAAACACATCTGTACAGTTGTGAGCAGTAGTTGTCTATCACCAGTAGGCTGTTGGTTGGATGGCGATGGATTGATTCCTTTTAGCTCAGGAATGTCCAGCTCcagtcctcgagggccggtgtccctgctgatcaccttgatcaggtgtgtcagttagctgctgattggctgaacacacctggccAAGGTGATCAGCATTAGCTAGGGccgggagagttggaaaagcagcaggacagcggcccttGAGGactgagtttgacacccctgcctCAGCTGAATACAAGGCGCACTCTCAGTTGCcattgtggtgtttgtgttggatggCATAGTCTCATCTACCCCAACGTGCAACATCTTTGTTAAACAGCTGTACAATAAATTCAGCTGTCATGTTCTGCACATCAGTAGAacattgtgtttatgtgtcgGAATAAAAATGAGAATGTATTTGAGATTGGAAGCAATgatctgaaaatgtgtttgaaaatgttttctgtgatgaaaccaaaaaaaatgCAGCTTCTCTTCTGTTTTGACTTTATCCTTGTCCTGACTAGGAATCCCAAGCAGCCCAGAGACAGATCCTAATGGAATTCCTTAAAGAAGCCAGGAGAAACAAGAGAGAGGtgctgttgggtttttttttagttgttgttgttgttttctacGCAATATAAAAACAGGCCATAGGCGTGTGATGCATtagatatttatatattgttttctattattttgaTCCTGTAATGCGACCTCAGTGGGTAAAAATGCGAATCTCAAGAAATGTTTTCAGTGTAAACTGTCAGCTTCTAAGTCCTTTTGTAAACACACAGGGATATTATGTAAAATCAAAACTGATTTGGACAGTTGAGCAATTCTATGGTCAGGTGTTTGTTATCCAGACACTAGTTTACATATAATGTAAGCAAATAAAAGCTCTAGAGTTGATCTCAAGTGTATCAACTGCATTTaaaatctgttgttgttaactgCAGTTGCGTGTAGTCCAAATAGCTGTCACTGCCTGAGCACAAGCCATTATTGGGCTGAACAGTCTAAACAAATCCAGAGAGATAGCAAAAACAATTAGATGTGGTTAAATCAACTATTCGGTACATTCTTGGGGGGAAAAACAGAACACATTGGTAAAAGCAGGAACATCAAAAAACCCAAAAGACCACAGAAAACAATTGTGGTAAATGACTTAAGAATTCTTTCCCCGCTGAAGACAACCCCCTTGAGATCACACCCCTCCAGGAGgtaggtgtgtctgtgttgagGTCAGCAATCAGCACAGGGTTGATCAGACTGAATACGGTTGGCCTGCCACAAGAGGTGAGCCTCAAACAGACAAAGGCCGCATCAAAGATGTCCAAGAACTTTTAAACATTTCAATGAGAGACAGCACAAGGTCAACTTGTGCCAAAATGAAGATAACAGAAAAGAGGAACCGTTCCCTGTTGAAGGGCCGTAAGGTCCTGTTATGAGCAGCcgtgatgatgtcactgcttGCAGAGGCAGCCTGTTTTTTAGGGCTATGGACTCTGGTAAAGGCAAGaacgttttatttattgttgagTTTTGCTGGTCTCTTACAAACATCCCCTCTGGAATCGGGCTGTTTGATATCACGTACACATTCCAGCTGTCCGTTtacatttatgtgttttttgaTTGTTCTATATCACTGCCATTGCAGCGGTGTACTTGGTGGAATATAGTAACTggattgttgtgtgtttctggcTCTGTCAACAGCAACTAGAGCAACTACAGAAAGAGCTCAACTGTCTTGAAGAGGACATAAAACGTGTTGAGGTAAAGAAAAGATACTAAAACACAACTTTTCAGTCAGGTGCTTATCTTCAGGGTTGGCAACAGGGAAGTTTGATGGACAAACTGAGTGAGAAGAGACGGATCACGGCCAATAATGGTAGCATTTGTCACAAACTGTTTTCAATTGACTCTACAGACTTATGTCCTTAAATCTGCCAAGAAAGTCAAGTGACCCACAGCGTTAGACAAGAAAAGCAGACCTGTACAGATTACTGTAAAAGTAGCATCATATGGAGGGATACTTCTTTACAGCCAGACGTAGACGAATACCTTAATTATGTATGAATTTACAGGAAATGAGTGGTCTGTACTCgccagtgatggaggcagagtgTACAGTGCCTAATGTGGAGACTCCATCGCCAGCACACAGGTACAAAAAAATGTTGGGGTACTGCTTTGGTATTCTGAGTTATGCTAATGGTGTCTTTAGTAAGCACCTACCTGCTGAACATTTAAAGCGTGTTTATTGTATAATGTGCATTATATTCACATGTGTATGTTTGTTGCCTAGCTGTATGATAGAGACGCCAGACTACAGCCATCCCCCAGGGTTCGGTGGAGCAGCCCAGGTACTTTTAATCAACATTTACATCCTTGGCtgttagttttgttttattcattgttaAATTAAAGTTTGTTTAAATGGTGAgtttattgcattttatttatgtttgggAATGGTTATTTTTATGTGAATTTTTCCCATCACACAAGTCGAGATTAGTCGCTTGTAAAATGAAGTGTGGAACTGTTCTGTAATAATTATTCCTGAGGATGAAATTGCTTTACATCATGGTCCAGCTGCACAATTACTATTTAAGTATAGCAACAAAATGGTTGATTGCTCCACAAAAATCCTTTGTAATCAAACGCATTACATATTTCAGGGAAAAAGACAGACTTGGTACAACAGCACCTTGGCATCAAGAAGAAAGAGACTGATGGCTCATTTTGAGGATCTGGAGCAGTGCTACTTCTCTAACAAAATGTCACGCATCACAGGTACTAGCACTGCAGACAGTAGAATTAGAAACATCAGTGGTAAGGTTTGATACCTCTCTAAGACCAATACAAATATTAGGTCTTCCGTTTCCTTTTTGAGAACAACCAGAAACTACTCGTGGTGCTAGTGGATCAAGTGTGTGAACAGTTCAATTAAAGACCATAAATGGATAATTGGAGTCAGACGTCTACAGTTAGGCAAAGCATTTACAAATGTGGACACTTGTCCTATAGTTGGACACCATGaataaaacagctgctgaatacATAGAACATTACTGCAAAGCTGAAGTTTGCAGAGAAGCACATTCCAAAAGCACAATCATGGACATCTAGCTTAAAAATGGGCACTGCGTATCAAGGAGCGAAGGAAGATCAATTCCAAAGCATATCATATCAAAACATCTTGTTTTGATAGTGAtgcaacaggacaatgaccAAGTCCTAAACAGAACATGACTTCAGACTATTTTCTATTGGCCAATTCAGGGCACAGACCTCAATCCAATAGATGCTTTTGAAATGGCTTGATGAGAGCCGTACCCACGAAACACTGAAAGGATGTGACAGAACTACAGCAATACTGCCAAGACCTAAAATTCCACCTGAACGAAGTGCAGGTCTGAATCATGGCTACAGGAAGCGCCTAGGgtcaaacatttattaattctAAGGgaacattattatttaaatatagtttatgtttaaatgaagaaaaccatGAAATCCCTCTGTCCACTGTAGTTCAACAAGGATTCTCTGACTTTTTGTTTAAGATGcatgaagtgtttttttgtgtcacTTGGTCAGATGAGGGCAGGACTCTCAACCAACTGGATGATTTCATGGAGTGTTTGTCCAAATTCACCCGATACAACTCTGTGCGGCCACTGGCCACCCTGTCTTACGCCAGTGACCTCTATAATGGCTCCAGTATTGTCTCCAGGTAGGAAAAAAGTTTGTTCACACTTTACAGCATTTATCTTTACCAGCTCAGCTTCGTGACAATATTGAAAATACATGTTTACCTACTTAAACATGAATAGGTTTAATTAGACTCTTATTTTTAATACACAACCACCTAATGGTAGGTTTTGCAGTGGGACCTTATTCAGCCCATTCACAATCTGTCTCGTCTCTTTCAGTATTGAGTTTGACCGTGACTGTGACTACTTCGCCATTGCTGGTGTGACAAAGAAGATCAAGGTGTTTGAGTACGGCACTGTGATCCAGGATGCTGTGGACATCCACTATCCCGTCAacgaaatgacctgcaattccAAAATCAGGTACACAGGGAGTAGAATGTGCAGGCATCATGTGCATCCAGTTAATACAAACcagtttttttgcattttatagCATTTGTATAGACCCAATGTAGTTTGCATAGATTTAGTAAAGATATACTCATACTCAGTCATGAGTTAGAGTAATGTGATGCCAACCTTGTTTTGTTGTAGCTGTATCAGCTGGAGCAGCTATCACAAGAATCTTCTGGCCAGTAGTGACTATGAGGGTACAGTTATCCTGTGGGATGGATTTACTGGCCAGAGGTCCAAAGTCTACCAGGTACTCTGATGTTACAACCTGTGGTGAAAAGGGATTCATTTTCAGTATGCGTTCGAGTTTTCACGATTTTAAGTGTTTGTAGTGGGGCACAGTAATGAACACTCCAAggaatttattgatttattgcaCTTAATCAGGAATATCTATGTtgtgtctgattttttttttttttttttttcaggaacaTGAAAAAAGATGTTGGAGTGTTGATTTTAATCTGATGGACCCTAAGCTCTTAGCCTCTGGTTCTGATGATGCGAAAGGTACCTCTGCAATAAAATAATAGGAATAAGAAgtcattgtttttaaaaatgctatCCAGATTTTAAACCGTTATAACCAGgtgcttttgttcttgtttttagtGAAATTATGGTCAACGAACCTGGACAACTCTGTGGCCAGCATTGAGGCCAAGGCCAATGTCTGCTGTGTGAAATTCAGCCCAACCTCCAGATATCATCTTGCTTTTGGCTGTGCAGGTAATattaaaaacgatgttttggttgagtgtcatttatttcatattatttACTCTTTTTAGGAACAAAATTAATGCAAACTTTTGTAAGACGTGCTCACTAGTAGCAGTTTATCGCTAC contains:
- the cop1 gene encoding E3 ubiquitin-protein ligase COP1, whose translation is MMSSNRGAQSAAGAGSVPSTSSSSAGSTASTNGGSGGGGAVTSNGNAGNVVPTRPPAAAAEGGASAATLAAVPSSRGPFASLSRASAPSGSRKKSLHPAPLYNGLLNSYEDKTNDFVCPICFDMIEEAHMTKCGHSFCFKCIRKSLEDSNRCPKCNYIVDNVDQLYPNFLVNELILKQKQRSEEKRLKLDHPNGSRWQVFQDVLNPDQENLDLANVNLMLELLVQKKKQLEAESQAAQRQILMEFLKEARRNKREQLEQLQKELNCLEEDIKRVEEMSGLYSPVMEAECTVPNVETPSPAHSCMIETPDYSHPPGFGGAAQGKRQTWYNSTLASRRKRLMAHFEDLEQCYFSNKMSRITDEGRTLNQLDDFMECLSKFTRYNSVRPLATLSYASDLYNGSSIVSSIEFDRDCDYFAIAGVTKKIKVFEYGTVIQDAVDIHYPVNEMTCNSKISCISWSSYHKNLLASSDYEGTVILWDGFTGQRSKVYQEHEKRCWSVDFNLMDPKLLASGSDDAKVKLWSTNLDNSVASIEAKANVCCVKFSPTSRYHLAFGCADHCVHYYDLRNTKQPIMVFKGHRKAVSYAKFVNGEEIVSASTDSQLKLWNVNKTHCLRSFKGHINEKNFVGLASNGDYVACGSENNSLYLYYKGLSKTLLTFKFDTVKSVLDKDKKEDDTNEFVSAVCWRALPDGESNVLIAANSQGTIKVLELV